A window of the Eretmochelys imbricata isolate rEreImb1 chromosome 7, rEreImb1.hap1, whole genome shotgun sequence genome harbors these coding sequences:
- the ZFYVE27 gene encoding protrudin isoform X3 produces MKPSLSLIHLEGFLSWLCYACEGAYRVLHWETPALSSQFYGALLGSLCVLYLLPFCWVLALLNSTLFLGNAEFYRVLLELKAAMEQRLGPKPLASTLEPVEPDAGAEGGSSLVDRTPTPTSTEDLTPGSVEEAEEAEPDEEFKDAIEEDDEVSQCSATFDLGLPDGSSVMSKNEVIRSKVSRLTERLRKRCPSNNFGSCTRCAATFSVLKKRPQMPRGRPCSFARCVTRFSSSEQSPQRGSLRLPVPAALGRRAPGSCVAESPPACPGTAQPMALGGCVGPTALFPGALLWGPDWGRGLRPATPPLCSGAVPQGPLQTPDSHPDLPSPRGNHMHSALC; encoded by the exons CCTGATCCACCTGGAGGGCTTCCTGAGCTGGCTGTGCTATGCCTGCGAGGGGGCGTACCGTGTGCTGCATTGGGAGACCCCTGCCCTGTCGTCCCA GTTCTATGGGGCGCTGCTAGGCTCCCTCTGTGTCCTGTACTTGCTGCCCTTCTGCTGGGTCCTCGCCCTGCTCAACAGCACCCTCTTCCTGGGGAACGCCGAGTTCTACCGAG tgctgctggaGCTCAAGGCTGCGATGGAGCAACGCCTCGGCCCCAAGCCCCTCGCCAGCACCCTGGAGCCGGTGGAGCCTGACGCGGGAGCAGAGGGGGGCAGCTCCCTGGTGGATCGGACCCCCACGCCCACGAGCACCGAG GACCTCACGCCCGGCAGCGTGGAGGAAGCAGAGGAGGCGGAGCCTGACGAAGAGTTTAAAGATGCTATTGAG GAGGACGACGAGGTCTCCCAGTGCTCCGCCACGTTCGACCTCGGCCTCCCGGACGGCAGCAGCGTCATGAGCAAGAACGAGGTGATCCGCAGCAAGGTGTCGCGGCTGACCGAGCGGCTCCGCAAACGATGCCCCAGCAATAACTTCG GAAGCTGCACCCGCTGTGCAGCCACCTTCTCCGTGCTCAAGAAGAGG CCCCAGATGCCCAGAGGGAGACCGTGTTCGTTTGCTCGTTGTGTAACCAGGTTCTCGTCAAGTGAGCAGAGCCCCCAGCGGGGGAGTCTCCGGCtgcctgtccctgctgctctgggcaggagaGCACCAGGATCCTGCGTCGCTGAATccccccctgcctgccctggcactgcCCAGCCCATGGCACTGGGTGGCTGCGTGGGCCCCACTGCTCTGTTCCCTGGAGCTTTGCTGTGGGGTCCtgactggggcaggggactgaGGCCAGCCACCCCTCCTCTCTGCTCTGGGGCAGTGCCTCAGGGGCCTTTGCAAACCCCTGACAGTCACCCTGACCTGCCAAGCCCGAGGGGTAACCATATGCACAGTGCCCTCTGCTAG